ATGTTGAAGAAGCGCAGGAAATCCTCAGAAGGCGTGAAAGAACCCTAAACGCGATAGAAAAGTTCCTCAACGGGGAAATGCGTGCCTACAGAATCAGAACCTTTGGAGAAGAGAGGATAGCGTTCACAAAAGTGGAAAAAGAAGGTTAGTCCTTCTTGCGCATGACCTTGACGTGCTTGTAGGTCTTGCCGTTGCACTCGACGTCGCCGAGGATTTCGATTATCTTGACGTGGTCGCCCTCGAAGAGGCCCTCCGGGCGGAAGAGGGCTTCCTTCTCCCTGTCGTCGCACTCGGCGAACTGGAGCTTTATCACCGAGCCTGCGATGGCGAGCCTCGGCTCTATCGCCACCTCTATGCTCGGTTCCACGACTTCCACAACGCGAACCTTGCCCTCGTGGAGCGGGCAGGAGTGCGACGGCATGCTCCTGACGCGGAGGATTTTATACCTCCGTCCCGGTTCGAGGTTCCCCACGCAGACTCCTGCGAGCTTGCACGTCCTGCAAGGTTCAGCCGGACCGTAGAATATGAACTCAACTCCAGGCCTGGCCAGCTTTTCTCCAACTAACGTGATTATTGCCATTCCAAACA
This window of the Thermococcus siculi genome carries:
- a CDS encoding UPF0179 family protein; translation: MAIITLVGEKLARPGVEFIFYGPAEPCRTCKLAGVCVGNLEPGRRYKILRVRSMPSHSCPLHEGKVRVVEVVEPSIEVAIEPRLAIAGSVIKLQFAECDDREKEALFRPEGLFEGDHVKIIEILGDVECNGKTYKHVKVMRKKD